A region from the Variovorax sp. RKNM96 genome encodes:
- the hemL gene encoding glutamate-1-semialdehyde 2,1-aminomutase, with amino-acid sequence MTDKNDTLFERARAVIPGGVNSPVRAFKAVGGTPRFIQRAQGAYFWDANGKRYIDYIGSWGPMILGHGHPAVVEAVQKAVLEGFSYGAPTEREIELAEAILALVPSMEMVRLVSSGTEAAMSALRLARGATGRKSIIKFEGCYHGHADALLVKAGSGLATFGNPTSAGVPPEVVQHTIVLEYNNLQQLEEAFSLHGNDIACLMIEAIAGNMNFVRATPEFAKRCRELCTKHGALLIFDEVMTGFRVGLHGAQGVLGIKPDLTVLGKVIGGGMPLAAFGGPRAIMEQLAPQGPVYQAGTLSGNPVATACGLATLKEIAKPGFYEALGKKTRSLVDGLKAAAAAEGQPFNADSEGGMFGFFLMKDLPQNYATVMTTDNAKFNALFHGLLDRGVYIAPALYEAGFVSAAHGEDDIAATIEAAREIFRTP; translated from the coding sequence ATGACCGACAAGAACGACACCCTCTTCGAGCGCGCCCGCGCCGTGATCCCCGGCGGCGTGAACTCGCCCGTGCGCGCCTTCAAGGCCGTCGGCGGCACGCCGCGCTTCATCCAGCGCGCCCAAGGCGCCTATTTCTGGGACGCCAACGGCAAGCGCTACATCGACTACATCGGCTCCTGGGGTCCGATGATCCTGGGCCACGGCCACCCCGCGGTGGTCGAGGCGGTGCAGAAGGCCGTGCTCGAAGGCTTCTCCTACGGCGCCCCCACCGAGCGCGAGATCGAACTGGCCGAGGCCATCCTCGCGCTCGTGCCCTCGATGGAAATGGTGCGGCTCGTGAGCTCGGGCACCGAGGCCGCGATGAGCGCCCTGCGCCTGGCGCGCGGCGCCACCGGCCGTAAAAGCATCATCAAGTTCGAGGGCTGCTACCACGGCCATGCCGACGCGCTGCTCGTGAAGGCCGGCTCCGGCCTCGCCACCTTCGGCAACCCGACCTCGGCCGGCGTGCCGCCCGAGGTGGTGCAGCACACCATCGTGCTCGAGTACAACAACCTGCAGCAACTCGAAGAGGCCTTCTCGCTGCACGGCAACGACATCGCCTGCCTGATGATCGAAGCCATCGCCGGCAACATGAACTTCGTGCGCGCCACGCCCGAATTCGCCAAGCGCTGCCGCGAGCTCTGCACGAAGCACGGCGCGCTCCTGATCTTCGACGAGGTGATGACCGGCTTTCGTGTCGGCCTGCATGGCGCGCAGGGCGTGCTGGGCATCAAGCCTGACCTCACGGTGCTCGGCAAGGTCATCGGCGGCGGCATGCCGCTCGCGGCCTTCGGCGGTCCGCGCGCCATCATGGAACAGCTCGCGCCGCAGGGGCCGGTCTACCAGGCGGGCACACTCTCGGGCAACCCGGTGGCCACGGCCTGCGGTCTGGCCACGCTGAAGGAGATTGCCAAGCCGGGCTTCTACGAAGCGCTAGGCAAGAAGACGCGCTCGCTGGTCGATGGCCTGAAGGCCGCCGCAGCCGCGGAAGGCCAGCCCTTCAACGCCGACAGCGAAGGCGGCATGTTCGGCTTCTTCCTCATGAAGGACCTGCCGCAAAACTATGCCACCGTGATGACAACCGACAACGCCAAGTTCAATGCGTTGTTTCATGGCTTGCTCGATCGCGGCGTGTATATTGCCCCCGCGCTTTACGAAGCTGGCTTCGTGAGCGCAGCGCACGGGGAGGACGACATCGCAGCCACCATAGAAGCGGCGCGAGAGATTTTCAGAACGCCTTAG
- the purH gene encoding bifunctional phosphoribosylaminoimidazolecarboxamide formyltransferase/IMP cyclohydrolase: protein MAQTALISVSDKTGILEFAQALHALGIKLLSTGGTAKLLADAGLPVTEVADHTGFPEMLDGRVKTLHPKIHGGLLARRDLPAHVAAIKEHGIDTIDLLIVNLYPFESTVAKPGCTLEDAIENIDIGGPAMVRSAAKNWKDVGVLTDAAQYPVALAELKADGKLSDKTKFAFSVAAFNRIADYDGAISDYLSAIDFDASIGQPAPTRSLFPAQSNGRFVKVQDLRYGENPHQQAAFYRDLYPAPGSLVSAKQLQGKELSYNNIADADAAWECVKSFDVPACVIVKHANPCGVAVGKDANEAYAKAFKTDPTSAFGGIIAFNRPVDLATAQAVNKQFVEVLMAPGYTPEALEVFQATKAKLNVRVLEIALPPGGATDWDNGRNQMDVKRVGSGLLMQTADNHELAASDLKVVSKKQPTPQQLQDLLFAWKVAKFVKSNAIVFCADGMTMGVGAGQMSRLDSARIASIKAEHAGLSLKDTAVASDAFFPFRDGLDVVVDAGASCVIQPGGSMRDQEVIDAADERGVVMVLSGVRHFRH, encoded by the coding sequence ATGGCTCAGACCGCACTCATCTCCGTTTCCGACAAGACCGGCATCCTCGAATTCGCCCAGGCGCTGCATGCGCTGGGCATCAAGCTGCTGTCCACCGGCGGCACCGCCAAGCTGCTCGCCGATGCGGGCCTGCCGGTGACCGAAGTCGCCGACCACACCGGCTTTCCCGAAATGCTCGACGGCCGCGTGAAGACGCTGCACCCCAAGATTCACGGCGGCCTGCTTGCGCGGCGCGACCTGCCCGCGCATGTGGCGGCGATCAAGGAACACGGCATCGACACCATCGACCTGCTGATCGTCAACCTCTATCCGTTCGAGTCGACCGTGGCCAAGCCCGGCTGCACGCTCGAGGACGCGATCGAGAACATCGACATCGGCGGCCCGGCCATGGTGCGCAGCGCGGCCAAGAACTGGAAGGACGTGGGCGTGCTCACCGATGCGGCGCAGTACCCCGTGGCGCTCGCCGAGCTCAAGGCCGACGGCAAGCTCAGCGACAAGACCAAGTTCGCGTTCTCGGTGGCTGCGTTCAATCGCATCGCCGACTACGATGGCGCCATCAGCGACTACCTCTCGGCCATCGACTTCGACGCCAGCATCGGCCAGCCCGCGCCGACGCGCTCGCTCTTCCCCGCGCAGAGCAACGGCCGCTTCGTGAAGGTGCAGGACCTGCGCTACGGCGAGAACCCGCACCAGCAGGCTGCGTTCTATCGCGACCTTTATCCGGCGCCCGGCTCGCTGGTCTCGGCGAAGCAGCTGCAGGGCAAGGAGCTCAGCTACAACAACATCGCCGATGCCGATGCGGCATGGGAATGCGTCAAGAGCTTCGACGTGCCCGCCTGCGTGATCGTCAAGCACGCCAACCCCTGCGGCGTGGCCGTGGGCAAGGATGCGAACGAGGCCTACGCCAAGGCCTTCAAGACCGACCCGACCTCGGCCTTCGGGGGCATCATCGCCTTCAACCGGCCGGTCGACTTGGCCACTGCGCAAGCCGTCAACAAGCAGTTCGTCGAAGTGCTGATGGCGCCGGGCTACACGCCCGAGGCGCTCGAGGTGTTCCAGGCCACCAAGGCCAAGCTCAACGTGCGCGTGCTCGAGATCGCGCTGCCGCCGGGCGGCGCCACCGACTGGGACAACGGCCGCAACCAGATGGACGTGAAGCGCGTCGGCTCGGGCCTGCTGATGCAGACCGCCGACAATCACGAGCTCGCCGCGAGCGACCTCAAGGTGGTCAGCAAGAAGCAGCCCACGCCGCAGCAGCTGCAGGACCTGCTGTTCGCATGGAAGGTCGCGAAGTTCGTGAAGAGCAACGCGATCGTGTTCTGTGCCGACGGCATGACCATGGGCGTCGGCGCGGGCCAGATGAGCCGCCTCGACTCGGCCCGCATCGCGAGCATCAAGGCCGAGCACGCAGGCCTGTCGCTGAAAGACACGGCCGTGGCGAGCGATGCCTTCTTCCCGTTCCGTGACGGCCTCGACGTGGTGGTGGATGCGGGCGCGAGCTGCGTGATCCAGCCGGGCGGCTCGATGCGCGACCAGGAAGTGATCGATGCCGCGGACGAGCGCGGCGTCGTGATGGTCCTGTCAGGTGTGCGCCACTTCCGTCATTGA
- a CDS encoding Fis family transcriptional regulator produces MSKKHIEDCVRTSLDSYFRDLRGTEPDGMYEMLVRVVEKPLLDVVMTRAEGNQSKAAQWLGLNRNTLRKKLVEHKLLK; encoded by the coding sequence ATGAGCAAGAAACACATCGAAGACTGCGTGCGCACCAGTCTGGACAGCTACTTTCGCGACCTGCGCGGCACCGAACCCGACGGCATGTACGAGATGCTCGTGCGCGTGGTCGAGAAGCCTCTGCTCGATGTCGTGATGACGCGCGCGGAAGGCAATCAGTCGAAGGCCGCGCAATGGCTGGGCCTCAACCGAAACACGCTCCGCAAGAAATTGGTCGAGCACAAACTTTTGAAATAA
- the dusB gene encoding tRNA dihydrouridine synthase DusB — MTLQIGTHTLENRLFVAPMAGVTDRPFRMLCRELGAGYAVSEMVTSRKELWGTLKTSRRANHDGEPGPIAVQIAGTDAAMMAEATVYNIERGAQIIDINMGCPAKKVCNKWAGSALMRDEPLALEIVQAVVDAAQPYNVPVTLKMRTGWSEDNRNAVKLARDFESAGVQMLTVHGRTREQGYKGHAEYDTIAAVKAAVRVPVVANGDITSPEKARDVLAATGADAVMIGRAAQGRPWIFREISHFLDTGTYLASPLVVEVRRLLLDHLVEHYALYGDFSGVRTARKHIGWYVRALPDGEAFRGRMNTIEDCAEQLRAVGDYFDGLADRMDRMPAHQAAEELSGEEETACAVD; from the coding sequence ATGACCTTGCAGATCGGCACCCACACGCTGGAAAACCGCCTGTTCGTCGCGCCCATGGCCGGCGTGACGGACCGGCCCTTCCGCATGCTGTGCCGCGAACTCGGCGCGGGCTATGCGGTCAGCGAGATGGTCACTTCGCGCAAGGAGCTCTGGGGCACGCTCAAGACATCGCGCCGCGCCAACCACGACGGCGAGCCTGGCCCCATTGCGGTGCAGATCGCCGGCACCGATGCGGCCATGATGGCCGAGGCCACGGTCTACAACATCGAGCGTGGCGCGCAGATCATCGACATCAACATGGGCTGCCCGGCCAAGAAGGTCTGCAACAAGTGGGCGGGTTCGGCGCTGATGCGCGACGAGCCGCTGGCACTTGAAATCGTGCAGGCCGTGGTCGATGCGGCGCAGCCCTACAACGTGCCGGTCACGCTGAAGATGCGCACCGGCTGGAGCGAAGACAACCGCAACGCGGTGAAGCTCGCGCGTGATTTCGAATCGGCCGGCGTACAGATGCTCACCGTGCACGGCCGCACGCGCGAGCAGGGCTACAAGGGCCACGCCGAGTACGACACCATCGCGGCCGTGAAGGCCGCGGTGCGCGTGCCGGTGGTGGCCAACGGCGACATCACTTCGCCCGAGAAGGCGCGCGACGTGCTCGCGGCCACCGGTGCCGACGCGGTGATGATCGGCCGCGCGGCGCAGGGCCGGCCCTGGATCTTTCGCGAGATCTCGCACTTCCTGGATACCGGCACTTACCTTGCCTCGCCGCTGGTGGTTGAAGTCCGCCGCCTGCTGCTCGATCATCTGGTGGAGCACTACGCGCTCTACGGCGATTTCAGCGGCGTGCGCACCGCGCGCAAGCACATCGGCTGGTATGTGCGCGCGCTGCCCGACGGCGAAGCGTTCCGCGGCCGGATGAACACCATCGAGGACTGCGCGGAGCAACTGCGCGCGGTCGGCGACTATTTCGACGGGCTTGCGGACCGCATGGACCGCATGCCCGCACACCAGGCGGCCGAAGAACTGTCCGGTGAAGAGGAGACGGCCTGCGCCGTCGATTGA
- a CDS encoding YqaA family protein, translating to MQAWLDSLMALLALPQYGLSTLFVAAFVSATLLPVGSEPFLFGLLKLNPDMFWPAIAVATVGNTLGGAVDWWMGYGAHKVADKYAHSKHHVRVLGWLERLGPKACLLSWLPLVGDPLCAVAGWLKLPFWPCLGYMAIGKFLRYVTMTVALIYIFPS from the coding sequence ATGCAAGCCTGGCTCGACTCCCTCATGGCGCTGCTGGCGCTGCCGCAGTACGGCCTCTCGACGCTGTTCGTCGCCGCCTTCGTTTCCGCCACGCTGCTGCCCGTGGGCTCCGAACCCTTTCTGTTCGGCCTGCTGAAACTCAACCCCGACATGTTCTGGCCGGCCATCGCGGTGGCCACGGTCGGCAATACGCTGGGCGGCGCGGTCGACTGGTGGATGGGCTATGGCGCGCACAAGGTCGCCGACAAATACGCACACTCGAAACACCACGTGCGCGTGCTCGGATGGCTCGAGCGGCTGGGGCCGAAGGCATGTCTCTTGAGCTGGCTGCCGCTGGTGGGCGATCCGCTGTGCGCAGTTGCAGGTTGGCTCAAGCTGCCGTTCTGGCCATGTCTTGGCTACATGGCCATCGGAAAATTTCTGCGCTACGTCACGATGACGGTCGCGCTGATCTACATCTTCCCGTCCTGA
- a CDS encoding glutathione S-transferase encodes MLTVHHLNNSRSQRVLWLLEELELPYEIVHYQRDPQTMLAPASLKAIHPLGKSPVVTTDDGLTLAESGAIIETVIERYGHGRLAPAAGTPEALRYRYWMHFAEGTAMSPLLLKLIFDRIETSKMPFFAKPIAKAIAAKTKGAFINPNIASHLNYMESELGKSEWFAGNEFSGADIQMSFVIEAAQARGGLDAKRPKLMAYLERVHARPAYKRALERGGPYGLLS; translated from the coding sequence ATGCTCACCGTTCACCATCTCAACAATTCGCGCTCGCAGCGCGTGCTCTGGCTGCTCGAAGAGCTCGAACTGCCGTACGAGATCGTTCACTACCAGCGCGATCCGCAAACCATGTTGGCGCCCGCTTCGCTCAAAGCCATTCACCCGCTTGGCAAGTCGCCGGTGGTGACGACCGACGACGGCCTCACGCTCGCGGAATCGGGCGCGATCATCGAGACGGTGATCGAGCGCTACGGCCATGGCCGCCTTGCGCCCGCGGCCGGCACGCCCGAGGCGTTGCGCTACCGCTACTGGATGCATTTCGCCGAAGGCACGGCGATGTCGCCGCTTCTGCTCAAGCTGATCTTCGACCGCATCGAGACGAGCAAGATGCCCTTCTTCGCAAAGCCCATCGCCAAGGCCATCGCGGCCAAGACCAAGGGGGCGTTCATCAACCCGAACATCGCGAGCCATCTGAACTACATGGAGTCCGAACTCGGCAAGAGCGAGTGGTTCGCCGGCAACGAGTTCAGCGGCGCCGACATCCAGATGAGTTTCGTGATCGAAGCCGCGCAGGCGCGCGGCGGGCTCGATGCGAAGCGGCCGAAGCTGATGGCGTACCTGGAGCGCGTCCATGCGCGCCCCGCGTACAAGCGTGCGCTGGAACGCGGCGGCCCCTACGGCTTGTTGAGCTGA
- a CDS encoding trypsin-like peptidase domain-containing protein has protein sequence MKNSLRPWKPLAAGLCLGALACHAWALQPEEVFRKASPAVWTVKGDQGANKTSVGSAVAVTPAALATACHVVNGAMSATVTQGQTTIKIKSILRDPDPSRDLCVLMTETPLQLPAVQIAPVEGLRVGQRVFAIGSPQGLELTLSEGLISALRPRSQGQLPIIQTSAPVSSGSSGGGLFDEEGRLVGVTDSVAPGGANLGFAYPAQWVMELPQRVIAEMTKWRELLKNVGVALNANGEPAPSGHADLADEAGLPVVGTDPAQIRVAYRQFLLQARPRAFLITSDNKFGTATNSAALTEHLKGCAERKVVCAAYAVDNTVVWGKQQAAK, from the coding sequence ATGAAAAACTCCCTCCGGCCCTGGAAGCCTCTCGCAGCCGGCCTTTGCCTCGGCGCCCTGGCCTGCCACGCATGGGCGCTGCAGCCCGAGGAAGTCTTTCGCAAGGCATCGCCCGCGGTCTGGACCGTCAAGGGCGACCAAGGCGCCAACAAGACCAGCGTTGGCAGCGCAGTCGCCGTGACGCCTGCGGCATTGGCCACGGCCTGCCATGTGGTGAACGGTGCGATGTCGGCCACCGTGACGCAGGGCCAGACCACCATCAAGATCAAGAGCATCCTGCGCGACCCCGATCCGTCGCGCGACCTGTGCGTGCTGATGACGGAAACACCGCTGCAGTTGCCGGCCGTGCAGATCGCGCCGGTCGAAGGCTTGCGTGTCGGCCAGCGCGTGTTCGCCATCGGCAGCCCGCAGGGACTCGAGCTCACATTGAGCGAAGGGCTGATCTCCGCCTTGCGGCCCCGGTCGCAAGGCCAGTTGCCGATCATCCAGACCTCCGCACCGGTGTCCTCGGGTTCGAGCGGCGGCGGGCTGTTCGATGAGGAGGGCCGGCTCGTCGGCGTCACCGACAGCGTGGCGCCCGGCGGCGCGAACCTCGGCTTTGCCTATCCGGCGCAGTGGGTGATGGAACTGCCGCAGCGCGTGATCGCGGAGATGACGAAGTGGCGCGAGCTGCTGAAGAACGTCGGCGTGGCGCTCAACGCCAACGGCGAGCCCGCGCCTTCAGGCCATGCCGACCTAGCCGACGAAGCAGGTCTGCCGGTCGTCGGTACCGACCCCGCGCAGATACGCGTCGCGTACCGCCAGTTTCTGCTGCAGGCACGGCCGCGCGCTTTCCTGATCACCAGCGACAACAAGTTCGGCACTGCCACCAACTCGGCGGCGCTGACCGAGCACCTCAAGGGATGCGCGGAGCGCAAGGTGGTGTGTGCGGCCTATGCGGTGGACAACACGGTGGTGTGGGGCAAGCAGCAAGCTGCGAAGTAG
- the ychF gene encoding redox-regulated ATPase YchF: protein MSLQCGIVGLPNVGKSTLFNALTKAGIAAENYPFCTIEPNVGVVEVPDPRLAQLSAIVSPERVVPAIVEFVDIAGLVAGASTGEGLGNKFLAHIRETDATVNVVRCFDDDNVIHVAGKVDPISDIEVIQTELCLADLATVEKALHRHTKVARSGDKDAQKLVGLLERCQAALNENTPVRALEFTKEEQPLVKSFTLITAKPAMFVGNVAEDGFENNPYLDRLREYAAKQGAPVVAICAKIEADLAEMDDEDKKMFLAEIGQDEPGLNRLIRAAFKLLGLQTYFTAGVKEVRAWTIHIGDTGPQAAGVIHGDFEKGYIRAQTIAFDDYIAFKGEQGAKDAGKMRSEGKEYVVKDGDVMNFLFSS, encoded by the coding sequence ATGAGTTTGCAATGCGGCATCGTCGGCCTGCCCAACGTCGGTAAATCCACCCTTTTCAATGCGTTGACCAAGGCCGGTATCGCAGCGGAAAACTATCCGTTCTGCACCATCGAGCCCAACGTGGGCGTGGTGGAAGTGCCCGATCCGCGCCTGGCCCAGCTGAGCGCGATCGTGAGCCCCGAGCGCGTGGTACCCGCCATCGTCGAGTTCGTCGACATCGCCGGCCTCGTGGCCGGCGCCAGTACCGGCGAAGGCCTGGGCAACAAGTTCCTCGCGCACATCCGCGAGACGGATGCCACGGTGAACGTGGTGCGCTGCTTCGACGACGACAACGTGATCCACGTGGCTGGCAAGGTCGACCCGATCTCCGACATCGAAGTGATCCAGACCGAACTCTGCCTGGCCGACCTCGCCACGGTCGAGAAGGCGCTGCACCGCCACACCAAGGTGGCGCGCTCGGGCGACAAGGACGCGCAGAAGCTCGTCGGCCTGCTCGAACGCTGCCAGGCCGCGCTGAACGAGAACACGCCGGTGCGCGCGCTCGAGTTCACGAAGGAAGAGCAGCCGCTGGTCAAGAGCTTCACGCTCATTACCGCCAAGCCCGCGATGTTCGTGGGCAACGTGGCGGAAGACGGCTTCGAGAACAACCCCTACCTCGACCGCCTGCGCGAATACGCAGCCAAGCAGGGCGCGCCCGTGGTCGCGATCTGCGCCAAGATCGAAGCCGACCTGGCCGAGATGGACGACGAGGACAAGAAGATGTTCCTCGCCGAAATCGGCCAGGACGAGCCGGGCCTGAACCGCCTGATCCGCGCGGCCTTCAAGCTCCTCGGCCTGCAGACGTACTTCACCGCCGGCGTGAAGGAAGTGCGCGCCTGGACCATCCACATCGGCGACACCGGCCCGCAGGCGGCCGGCGTGATCCACGGCGATTTCGAGAAGGGCTACATCCGCGCCCAGACCATCGCGTTCGATGACTACATCGCCTTCAAGGGTGAACAAGGCGCGAAAGACGCGGGGAAGATGCGGTCGGAAGGCAAGGAATACGTCGTGAAGGATGGCGACGTGATGAACTTCCTGTTCAGTTCATAA
- a CDS encoding sugar ABC transporter substrate-binding protein, whose protein sequence is MKFTRRTLQSAAALTLLGAIAATPAFAQDKPKVALVMKSLANEFFRTMEDGAKAHNKANAAKYTLVANGIKDETDTSAQIKMVEQMVAQKINALVIAPADSKALVPVIKAAIDKGILVVNIDNQLDAAALKEKGIQVPFVGPDNRAGAKLVGDALAKELKAGDKVGIIEGVSTTFNAQQRTLGYQDAMKAANVTVVGVQSGQWEIDKGNTVAAGMMREHPDLKALLAGNDSMALGAVAAVKAAGKTGKVLVVGYDNIGAIKPMLKDGRVLATADQFAAKQAVFGIETALKAIADKKKQSDMPAEVKTDVVLVTKDSK, encoded by the coding sequence ATGAAGTTCACCCGCCGCACCCTGCAAAGCGCCGCCGCGCTCACGCTGCTGGGCGCCATCGCCGCCACGCCCGCCTTTGCACAGGACAAGCCCAAGGTCGCGCTGGTCATGAAGTCGCTGGCCAACGAGTTCTTCCGCACCATGGAAGACGGCGCCAAGGCACACAACAAGGCCAACGCCGCCAAGTACACGCTGGTGGCCAACGGCATCAAGGACGAGACCGACACCTCCGCCCAGATCAAGATGGTCGAGCAGATGGTGGCGCAGAAGATCAATGCGCTGGTCATCGCGCCGGCCGATTCGAAGGCGCTGGTGCCCGTGATCAAGGCCGCGATCGACAAGGGCATCCTGGTGGTCAACATCGACAACCAGCTCGACGCCGCCGCGCTGAAGGAAAAGGGCATCCAGGTGCCCTTCGTCGGACCCGACAACCGCGCCGGCGCCAAGCTGGTGGGCGACGCGCTGGCCAAGGAGCTGAAGGCGGGCGACAAGGTCGGCATCATCGAAGGCGTCTCGACCACCTTCAATGCGCAGCAGCGCACCCTCGGCTACCAGGACGCCATGAAGGCCGCCAACGTGACGGTGGTGGGCGTGCAGTCGGGCCAGTGGGAAATCGACAAGGGCAACACCGTTGCCGCCGGCATGATGCGCGAGCACCCCGACCTGAAGGCGCTGCTCGCCGGCAACGACAGCATGGCGCTGGGCGCAGTGGCAGCGGTGAAGGCCGCGGGCAAGACCGGCAAGGTGCTGGTCGTGGGCTACGACAACATCGGCGCCATCAAGCCGATGCTCAAGGACGGCCGCGTGCTCGCCACCGCCGACCAGTTCGCCGCCAAGCAGGCCGTGTTCGGCATCGAGACCGCGCTCAAGGCCATCGCCGACAAGAAGAAGCAGTCGGACATGCCCGCCGAAGTGAAGACCGACGTGGTGCTCGTCACCAAAGACTCCAAGTAA
- a CDS encoding sugar ABC transporter ATP-binding protein, whose protein sequence is MNSGPPVPVLSLSALGKDYAAPVLDDVSIVLNAGEVLALTGENGAGKSTLSKIVCGLVQPTRGQMLLDGEPFQPGSRRDAERLGVRMVMQELGLVTTLSVAENLLLDRLPNKTGWIRKAKLYELAARQLAKIGMENIDPATPVARLGIGQQQMVEIARNLQDDTRVLVLDEPTAMLTPRETSHLFEQIELLKARGVAIVYVSHRLEELQRIADRVAVLRDGKLVDVRAMAGVRESELVQRMVGRAVHEHEGRERRVAGSVLLSARGLGRAQMVRDVDLDLRAGEIMGLAGLVGSGRTELVRLLFGADRADRGEISLYDAKTGAEPVQRVRKGWRSPMQAIRAGIGLVTEDRKSQGLLLTQSIRVNATLSDLGAISYAGWLQRAKERNIARQLVELLRIRSRSIEQPVATLSGGNQQKVVFARWLHRECKVLLLDEPTRGVDVGARADLYAELDRMTDAGKALLMVSSDLRELMAMCDRIGVMSAGRLVAVFERGEWSEQSLLAAAFSDATGRPAATPASPSALPDSNPAQPATAETP, encoded by the coding sequence ATGAATTCCGGTCCGCCCGTTCCCGTGCTCTCGCTGAGTGCGCTCGGCAAGGACTACGCGGCGCCGGTGCTGGACGACGTCTCGATCGTCCTGAACGCCGGCGAAGTGCTCGCCCTCACGGGTGAGAACGGCGCCGGCAAGAGCACGCTTTCGAAAATCGTCTGCGGCCTGGTGCAGCCCACGCGCGGCCAGATGCTGCTGGACGGCGAGCCCTTCCAGCCCGGCTCGCGCCGCGATGCCGAGCGCCTGGGCGTGCGCATGGTGATGCAGGAGCTGGGGCTGGTCACCACGCTGTCGGTGGCAGAGAACCTGCTGCTCGACCGCCTGCCCAACAAGACCGGCTGGATCCGCAAGGCGAAGCTCTACGAACTGGCCGCGCGCCAGCTCGCCAAGATCGGCATGGAGAACATCGACCCGGCCACGCCCGTCGCGCGGCTGGGCATCGGCCAGCAGCAGATGGTCGAGATCGCGCGCAACCTGCAGGACGACACGCGCGTGCTGGTGCTCGACGAGCCCACCGCGATGCTCACGCCGCGCGAGACCTCGCACCTCTTCGAGCAGATCGAACTGCTGAAGGCGCGCGGCGTGGCGATCGTCTACGTGTCGCACCGCCTCGAGGAGCTGCAGCGCATCGCCGACCGCGTGGCGGTGCTGCGCGACGGCAAGCTGGTGGACGTGCGCGCCATGGCCGGCGTGCGCGAATCCGAGCTGGTGCAACGCATGGTCGGCCGCGCGGTGCACGAGCACGAAGGCCGCGAGCGCCGCGTCGCCGGATCGGTGCTGCTGAGCGCGCGTGGCCTCGGCCGGGCGCAGATGGTGCGCGATGTCGACCTCGACCTGCGCGCCGGAGAAATCATGGGCCTCGCCGGCCTCGTCGGCTCGGGCCGGACCGAACTGGTGCGCCTGCTGTTCGGCGCCGACCGCGCGGACCGCGGTGAAATTTCCCTTTACGACGCGAAGACCGGTGCAGAGCCCGTGCAGCGCGTGCGCAAGGGCTGGCGCTCGCCGATGCAGGCGATTCGCGCCGGCATCGGCCTCGTCACCGAAGACCGCAAATCACAGGGCTTGCTGCTCACGCAATCGATCCGCGTCAACGCGACGCTGAGCGACCTGGGCGCGATCTCGTACGCCGGCTGGCTGCAGCGCGCCAAGGAGCGCAACATCGCGCGGCAACTGGTGGAGCTGTTGCGCATCCGCTCGCGCAGCATCGAACAACCCGTTGCCACGCTCAGCGGCGGCAACCAGCAGAAGGTGGTGTTCGCACGCTGGCTGCACCGCGAATGCAAGGTGCTGCTGCTCGATGAACCGACGCGCGGCGTCGACGTCGGTGCGCGCGCCGACCTGTACGCCGAACTCGACCGCATGACCGACGCCGGCAAGGCCCTGCTGATGGTGTCGAGCGACTTGCGCGAGCTGATGGCCATGTGCGACCGCATCGGCGTGATGAGCGCGGGCCGGCTGGTCGCGGTGTTCGAGCGCGGCGAGTGGAGCGAACAATCGCTGCTCGCCGCCGCCTTCAGCGACGCCACCGGACGCCCCGCTGCCACGCCGGCATCTCCCTCCGCCCTCCCCGATTCGAACCCGGCCCAGCCGGCCACCGCCGAGACACCATGA